From a single Rana temporaria chromosome 13 unlocalized genomic scaffold, aRanTem1.1 chr13a, whole genome shotgun sequence genomic region:
- the LOC120921993 gene encoding NPC intracellular cholesterol transporter 2-like isoform X2: protein MSLGHIALLPALTIFAVAVGELLDFHDCGREKGRLLTVDMSPCPKKPCRLVRGRTFTVNVTFTSGEVTPYCKASAYGLVLGIGLPIPLPEADGCKSGVVCPLKEGATYNYLSELPIKAEYPKVVLDILWNLKDAEYKDLFCWIIPVRIVDG, encoded by the exons ATGTCGCTGGGTCACATCGCACTGCTGCCGGCACTGACCATCTTCGCTGTCGCTGTTGGGGAGCTGCTGGATTTCCATGACTGTG GCAGAGAGAAGGGGAGGCTGCTGACGGTGGACATGTCTCCATGTCCCAAGAAACCATGTCGTCTAGTAAGAGGCAGAACCTTCACCGTCAATGTCACCTTCACCAGTG GTGAGGTAACTCCATACTGCAAGGCTTCAGCTTACGGTTTGGTGCTAGGCATTGGTTTACCTATCCCTCTGCCAGAAGCAGACGGGTGTAAGAGTGGAGTGGTCTGCCCCCTGAAGGAAGGTGCAACCTACAACTACCTCTCTGAGTTGCCCATCAAGGCTGAGTACCCCAAA GTGGTGCTGGATATTCTATGGAATCTGAAAGATGCTGAATACAAGGATCTGTTCTGCTGGATTATCCCAGTCCGGATTGTGGATGGCTGA
- the LOC120921993 gene encoding NPC intracellular cholesterol transporter 2-like isoform X1 — protein sequence MNSSVTMSLGHIALLPALTIFAVAVGELLDFHDCGREKGRLLTVDMSPCPKKPCRLVRGRTFTVNVTFTSGEVTPYCKASAYGLVLGIGLPIPLPEADGCKSGVVCPLKEGATYNYLSELPIKAEYPKVVLDILWNLKDAEYKDLFCWIIPVRIVDG from the exons ATGAATTCCT CTGTCACCATGTCGCTGGGTCACATCGCACTGCTGCCGGCACTGACCATCTTCGCTGTCGCTGTTGGGGAGCTGCTGGATTTCCATGACTGTG GCAGAGAGAAGGGGAGGCTGCTGACGGTGGACATGTCTCCATGTCCCAAGAAACCATGTCGTCTAGTAAGAGGCAGAACCTTCACCGTCAATGTCACCTTCACCAGTG GTGAGGTAACTCCATACTGCAAGGCTTCAGCTTACGGTTTGGTGCTAGGCATTGGTTTACCTATCCCTCTGCCAGAAGCAGACGGGTGTAAGAGTGGAGTGGTCTGCCCCCTGAAGGAAGGTGCAACCTACAACTACCTCTCTGAGTTGCCCATCAAGGCTGAGTACCCCAAA GTGGTGCTGGATATTCTATGGAATCTGAAAGATGCTGAATACAAGGATCTGTTCTGCTGGATTATCCCAGTCCGGATTGTGGATGGCTGA